The genomic window TCAATCCCTTATTTTCCATCGCGCCCATGTTGAAGTCATTCACTGCCACGATCATGAAAATATCCAGATCGTATTCGCGACCAAACACTTCTTCATCCCAGCGCATGGATTTTTTCAGCGAGATCAGCGCATGCTCGCATTTGTCGATATTGGCTGGCTCGACAAAAATGCGTAATGTCACTTCACGACCGGAACTGGTAACGAACATGTCTTGTTTGTGCAGCAGATTTCCAGCCACCAGCGCAAACAAATAAGAAGGTTTGAGAAACGGGTCTTCCCAGGTGGCAAAATGACGTCCGCCATCCAGCTCACCCTCCGCAACTAAATTTCCGTTAGACAGCAGTACCGGATAGTTTTTCTTGTCTGCCGCAATAGTAGTGGTGTAGCGCGTCATCACATCGGGACGATCAAGAAAATAGGTAATGCGGCGAAAACCTTCTGCCTCACATTGGGTACAGAACATGCCCGATGACTTATACAAACCTTCCAGCGCAGTATTTTTTTCCGGGTGAATCCGAGTTTTGACCTGCAATTCAAATTTTACCGGCACCGCGTCAATGCGCAGCTGAGTCTCACTCGCCTGATAGCTGCCAGCAGTAAGCACCTTGCCATCCAGACATACGTCGAGCAACTCAAGCTCGTTACCTTCAAGCACCAGCGTCGACGCATTGCCCAGCCGTCGCATTACACTGGTGGCGGTCACGATGGTTTCATGATCAAACAAATCAAAATGCAATGTCAGCGAATCGATCGCAAATTGTGGTGGCTGATAATCTTTTAGATAGGTAACTGCCGGCTGAGATTGACTCATGATTACTCCCGTCCTGCTTGCAAGCCTGTGATCAATTTAAACAATCCGCGATACGCTTTTCCGAGTTGTCCACCCACTTTTTCCTGACGCGCATCGACGATTAATTTCCGCAACTCCGTTACATCCGCAGCCGGATATTCGGCGACAAACACAGCGATCTGCTGATCGTCCGCCAACAAACGCTCGCGCCATTTTTCAGCTTGATGAAATTGTGCAACCGCCTGCCGGTGCGGTGCCTTGAGTCGCGCCAATATTTCTGCCACCGAACCAACATCCACATCGCGCATCAATTTGCCAATGTATTGCAGTTGACGTTTTTTGGCGCTGTGCGAATTGATGGTCTGCGCATGTTTGATGGCTTCAAGCAACTTGTCGGGCAAACCAAATTGCGCCAGTTGCTTGGCATTGAGCTCAACCAGCTCGGCTCCCAACCGCTGCGCAGCATCGGCGTCGCGCTTCATTTGACTTTTACTGGGACGGTCGTCCTCAAAGTCGTCTTCGTAATCCATGGATTCCAACCTTACTGTAGTGACCAGGGTGATTAGCGTATATACTACCGCAACGAGCATGGTGTACGACACCGATTCGTCATGACGCACAATAATATCACTTTGCAGATTCAACTACTTAGCGGAGCTTGTCCATGTCACAGCCTCAAGATAAAAGCCTGATTCACTGCAACAATTGCCATTTTGAGGGCAAGGTACATGCCTCCGGCGCGAAGCAGTTTGCGCTGTTCATGCTCATGCTGGCGGCCTCGGCCTATTTTCTGCCCATGATCGTCGTCGCACTGGCGTACATGATTTTCATCCTCTCCCAATCGCCCAAACGCATGTGCCCCAAGTGCAAGTCCACCAACTTGACCCCTATCAGCGCACTTTCAGCGACCGAGAAAACCGAGAAAACCAGCACTGCCAATGGTGATCAAGCAGCATAGCAGAGTATTTCGCTCGGAAAGGTTGACGATTCCCCCGGAGTCATGTTGAATAGGTTTCGACGCAGTTTGGGGTAACCCAAGCGGGTTGCCCCAAGTTAAAAAACCTATAACAAAAGGGGAATTGTAATGACAAAAAGACTTCTTACTGCCGTAATCCTGAGCACCGGTTTATTCAGCCTATCACTGTCCGGAGCCCATGCCGCCAACGTCAATTTGAACAGCCCACAGTGGCTGGGCGGTCTGAAACTCGAAAAAAATCAACTAAAAGACATCAGCAAAGCCGTCGAAAAAGCACTGAGTTCGCCCATCGATGCCTCGCAGCAATGTGGCGCCTCGCGCCAGGATTGCGAAGTTCGCGCAGCGCGTGAATGGACCGTCGAAGGCGACCTGTACCGCGAAATCGTCATCAATGTCCACACAGTCGGCCACGCCTCCTCGACCGTCAAACAAGACAACGGGAAGTGGCCTGCCATCGTCGCGCAGTAATTGTCGACCAACGGCTCAGTCGTGCCCTGACTTCATCCCTCAAGGGAATCGAGCTTGGGGAGGGGCATTCCCTGGCTATCGGGATGGGGTATGACTGAGCTTTTAATCTATCGCCTTTCAGTTTCACTTTCAGTAAGATAGCTCCGCATGTAGACCACTCCATATGCGTGCGACATCACACACTTCCGCCATATTGAGCTTTAAAACGGTCGATTTCCCCCGATATCTGAATTGATATCGGTATTCGCAGCCCAATGGACATGATGAATTTTAAGCGTCGCGCCCCAGCCAAGATCGCATCTGCCCTGCTGTTAGCCTCGGCTATTCTGGCGCAGGCCGGCTGCATTCTGCCCGAACGGGCCAAGGACGACCCACCTCCGGCAGCCAGTACCTTGCCAACCGTCAAGATTCGTTTCCTCACTTGGGATCCGACGGCGTTAAACCCCTATCCAGAACTCACCGTAGATACAACCACCGGCTATTTCAGCCTAAACGAAACATCCCCCGTTGGCGACGCCTCTCGTGTGGTCATCATCGCCTTCAACCTGATTGGCGATTACCCAGCAGACATCCCTGCTGACCAACGTGCCCGCCTGGAAATGAAATTTGCCAAGGAAAGCTCCGCAACCCCCCTGCAAGATTTCAACGTCGTCGGCACATCATCCCCAAGCCTCATTAACACCGTTATGTTTTACCGCCCCGATGAGGCCGCCGCCTTGGCCGTCGACCCACTATGCCCCGACCCCATTCGCCAAGCCATTGCCGCCGATAATTGCCGCATCATCAATATCACCGACGACAAGGTTCACGAGCGCATGGCAATTATCAAAAACAACCGCATCGAAGAATTGCGCATGGAAGATTTTGCCATCTATTTCCAGGCCGAATTTCATGTACAGTTAGAGGCTAATAACAAAAAACCTAGCCTGTTTTACATCGTCGACGACGACCCCGAACCCAGCATCAGCATTTCGTTGCCCGGCTATTTGTACGTTGGCGGCAAATACCAGATCAGCGAAAGTATCCCCCAGATCCCGTTTGAAATTAAATTACTCAACGGCCAATTGACCGAGTGGCCTATATTTATTCCGATTCTGTACTCGGGAACTGCAGAAACACAGGTGGATTACGTTCCGCTAAACGACTTAACTTTCGCCCCAAAGGACGACAACGGCTATTTCAATTCGGTCTACACCGGATACATCCAACTCAACGATGACATTTTGGGCGAAGCCAACGATGACGATACCCTCATCATTACCCTGGGCACACCGACCAACGGCGTGCTAGCCACCGACGGCTCCCCCACCTCCGTCCAAATCTCCATTACTGACAACGAAGGAACCGGAACAGTCAATCCCACCGTCGCCAATCGCTGCATTGACCCCAACCTGGATAGCTCATCGTCGTATTTTGTCCCCACTACAGCATTGAGGGATTGCAATACCTACAATACCGTCAATTACCAGGACGGTCATCAGTCAGCAGGGGCCATTTTCGATTTTACGCCATCCTCAACCGGTGAATGCGTACTGGACAATCGCACTGGGCTGGTCTGGGAAATCAAATCGACTGTCACCAACAGCTACCGTCAAGATTCTGAGTACAGTTGGTACAACACATCCACCAACAGCAATGGCGGTCACCCTGGCAGCGAAGGCCAAGCTACAGGCTGCGGAGGTATCCCCGGCATGTGCAACACCAGCGATTACGTTAGTGCCGTCAATAGCGACGGTGCCCCGTTATGCGGCTTCAACGATTGGCGCCTGCCCACCGCCGTAGAACTCTATGGCCTGGTAAGTTTTGACACCTTCGGCACCAACCAAATGCATCTCCCGCCAAATTTTACAAACAAGCGTGCGCAATACTGGACCAGCACTCCGGTCGCCAGTGACCCGGAAAAAGCTTGGGCAGTCGATTTCGTTACCGGGCAACTGCTGCCTATCAAAAAATACGATCCGAATTCCGCAGCCATCAAAGGTGCTGCGATTATGCTTGTACGTGCAAAGCTACCAAGCGAGGTGCTGCCATGATGCGCACGCGCATCGTCAATACTCTTTTACTCTGCCTGTTGCCAAGCATTTCGCTGGCGCAACTCTGCAATAGCAGCAGCATTCTGGAATCCACGCCCGCAGCGAATTTCGTCACCGCCATCCCTGCCGTTGACCCAACGGGAAAATATGCTGCAATTACCACCCCTCTTCCCTCAAATGGAGAAGAAGTGCTGGACTTGACAACCGGCCTGGTTTGGCAACGCTGCAGCAAGGGCCAGACCTGGATTGCCGATCAACATCGCTGCGCTGGCATCCCCCTAAAATATACTTGGAAAGATGCGCTGGCGCTTAGCAGCACAACAAGCAAATGGCGTGTGCCAAACATCAAAGAGCTGACATCGCTAATCGACTTCCGCTGCCAGGCACCACCGCTAAACCCCGAAATTTTTCCTGATACACCAGCATCGGTCATCACACTGATTGGTGGCACCAGCTACTATGGTACTGGCTACTGGAGTTCCACCCCCAACCTGTCACCAGGCACAGATTCATCAATGCCAAAAATTGGCGCATGGATCATGGATTTGAACACCGGTTCGCCCATGCTGTTTTCCGTCGAGGCCAATAACACCTCTATTGTCTATGCCAAACATTTTGTCCGATTGGTTCGTAGCAACTAGCCTCGTGTTTAACAACTCCCAACAAAATTATTGCTCAATAAATTTTCAGATTTACTGTGGTATAATTCCCCTTGTGGACGATAACGATAGGGGGTGGTTCTACATCCCGGCACCTTGGTTTCGTTGTCCGTACAGGTGAGAGCATGAGCAAGACATTAAAAGTTAAAGATTTTTCCTGTCTACCTCTGTTGGGGCTATCGCTGCTAATGGCAATCCCTGCTGCCCATGCTGCGCCCCCCATCAAATTCGATTCCTGGCACGTCGACAATAGCGGAAAAATAGTTGCCCAGTGCCCCATTGGTTTCAACTGTTTTGGCTCCACCACCTCTCAGGGCATGTTTCAACAAACAGTGATCACTCCTGAAGGCAAACGCTATGTACAAAACATCGTCTACGACAAAGACAAAACCCAGGGCCTGCTGACCGACGAGAATTTCGTCAACATTGACCCCATCAACAATGGCGGCAATGGTGGCATTTCCGGCAAACAGGTTATCAAAGGCAGCAATACCCAGGGCGATTACGATTCCGTGGTATTGCTCAATCTTGGCTGGGCCGCCAGTAATGATGCCCCTGAAATCCTCATTGATTCCACCATCTTTGGCACCGGTAGAGAGAAACGCGGCCGCAGCCAGGGCACCTACTACGAACATTTCCGCTACGAGGGCGAAAAAGACAGAGAAGGTAACGACTTGGGTTCGTTCACCCTTACCCGCTCCGAACTGGGAGCGAGCAAAGACCGTAAAGTCCAGGCTTGGCAGGTGTTTGAAACGCGAATAGCGACAGGCACGCGCGTCGCCAATGCGGGTGCGATTACCACCACCGATGAAGGCGTCCCCAGTTT from Gammaproteobacteria bacterium includes these protein-coding regions:
- a CDS encoding DUF615 domain-containing protein, which produces MNLQSDIIVRHDESVSYTMLVAVVYTLITLVTTVRLESMDYEDDFEDDRPSKSQMKRDADAAQRLGAELVELNAKQLAQFGLPDKLLEAIKHAQTINSHSAKKRQLQYIGKLMRDVDVGSVAEILARLKAPHRQAVAQFHQAEKWRERLLADDQQIAVFVAEYPAADVTELRKLIVDARQEKVGGQLGKAYRGLFKLITGLQAGRE
- a CDS encoding DUF1566 domain-containing protein, giving the protein MMNFKRRAPAKIASALLLASAILAQAGCILPERAKDDPPPAASTLPTVKIRFLTWDPTALNPYPELTVDTTTGYFSLNETSPVGDASRVVIIAFNLIGDYPADIPADQRARLEMKFAKESSATPLQDFNVVGTSSPSLINTVMFYRPDEAAALAVDPLCPDPIRQAIAADNCRIINITDDKVHERMAIIKNNRIEELRMEDFAIYFQAEFHVQLEANNKKPSLFYIVDDDPEPSISISLPGYLYVGGKYQISESIPQIPFEIKLLNGQLTEWPIFIPILYSGTAETQVDYVPLNDLTFAPKDDNGYFNSVYTGYIQLNDDILGEANDDDTLIITLGTPTNGVLATDGSPTSVQISITDNEGTGTVNPTVANRCIDPNLDSSSSYFVPTTALRDCNTYNTVNYQDGHQSAGAIFDFTPSSTGECVLDNRTGLVWEIKSTVTNSYRQDSEYSWYNTSTNSNGGHPGSEGQATGCGGIPGMCNTSDYVSAVNSDGAPLCGFNDWRLPTAVELYGLVSFDTFGTNQMHLPPNFTNKRAQYWTSTPVASDPEKAWAVDFVTGQLLPIKKYDPNSAAIKGAAIMLVRAKLPSEVLP
- a CDS encoding DUF1566 domain-containing protein; this encodes MMRTRIVNTLLLCLLPSISLAQLCNSSSILESTPAANFVTAIPAVDPTGKYAAITTPLPSNGEEVLDLTTGLVWQRCSKGQTWIADQHRCAGIPLKYTWKDALALSSTTSKWRVPNIKELTSLIDFRCQAPPLNPEIFPDTPASVITLIGGTSYYGTGYWSSTPNLSPGTDSSMPKIGAWIMDLNTGSPMLFSVEANNTSIVYAKHFVRLVRSN